gaaggattttccgaatgatgtcctcggactcgaaatcccttcctagactttttagctcattaataatacaagaaaaacgtgaagaaaagctatttatggactcgtcctttgacattctaaacatctcatattattgcatgagaaggtcaatacggtgttttctaacttAGGAAGTCCCCTCATATGCAAGTACAAGAgagtcccaaatagattttgccgtaggacatccagagattcgactaacttccccctcaccaacacaacgttgaagaatcgacattgctttggaattcttttcggcaagtttaaagtcgttttcattgtaatttctttcctccttagttttggtgaaaccggttagtatatcggtttcctcaataacaagaggtccattttggatgatgttccaacattgatagtctatacttttgatgtaatgttccattttgagtttccaccatccaaaattcgaaccggtaaagaccgggatcttggagtgtttatcggaatccattacccacgaatcaaactctaaggcggttagcctcgatcaagagcacaaggctctgataccaattgttgagtttatggattcaagtacctaagagggggagggggtgaattaggtactcttttaaaatttataacttcaactttattgaattaaagtgagttacgagaacaagagagatgagaagatacttcgaataatattgaaagactaaacGAGTATcaagatgaatgtttgctgaagtatgaaagtaacaatcgttctgactgtagctatttgtctcagtttgtggaatacgactgcagaccaaatgtgacagtatgatgaactgttacttcgaaggttaagcaaagcaaaacacACAAAATAAAAGAGCAGCGAAAATAAAAGAAagatcaaacacgagattttgaattggttcggcaaatactcaagtgcctacgtccaatctacctttttattgctttcttttagtgatctactccgacaactaaaagacccgtacaataaaagacaccaacctactccggttgtaaagcaagtacaagaactactccgttcttatgacaagccaactcgcaacctactccggttgccaactcacaacctactccggttgcaaagagttaaagactactccgtcctaaactctactaacacacttagaatgttataggatcaagtttccactaacacattcttaacaaagaatagagatggacaacttttacaagatcaacaattcataagcaagagagtttagtatagaaaagcaacagtagccacgactgtaacaacttgaagacacttgaagacttttaaaggattttgcaaataaacacgattttaagctttaaaaaataatttgcaaagatggaagaattaattcagaaaagtcttaaggatttatgaaggagggacacggtttatatagaggaggtgagtgaaggggttgctagggttttgaagggtcaaagacctcacatgtgaagggcaatagcaaccacccaaaacttgcaccaaagagggctcttttgcaaaggcaagaatagggaaagatagtttgaaagatatccttaaatgctcatgcaaattcagaaaacaaagagagaaaagacaagtcacatgatgacaagttaacactaaaatggcaaaaagcattctttgttttcttaaagagccaaagggttgaatttgcataaagaggaaacattttgaaaataataattcaaaccactctttattgaagaccatctccttaataaaaatctgatttttatctttgaaaaataagagtcacgtgagagcatttgaaagataaaaagggacttcaagtttcacgagttgtggcaacaatccaagcagctgtttacttgtaaaagcaacagtcgtctggactgtttctattactctaatatactctactttctcacttgtacattagatgacacatgacttaatacaatgggattaataacaacttcaacacttcttaatccatgcttgattacatcattaatcctgaaaaggtaaactaagacaacacaaatcaaatgggcatgttatcatcaacataaggaacccagcAGATATTATTTCCCTAATAGGGAGAGCTTATTGGAGGAATTAACATGATTATAGGAGAAGTTATctttattaaattaaatttggaATTAAATCGTGATTTGTTGAGATTCCGTCTAATCTACACTTTATATCGAAATATTAAGCGAATAAATTTGTTACCTTCGTTTAGGTAAATTTTATTTAAGGAACGAAAATTAgaattatgttattttttttttgtttatcatattgttcatTTTCAATTTCCAAAAGTGCATTAGACCCAACAATGGACTTGATAACTGTTGGGAGTCATTGATTGTTTTATTTTGTTGCGTTTTTCGCTTCTTCCtgtttttatagttttatatttatacttaaaatattagaaaatattaaaTAGAATAAGATAATAGGAAAGATGTTATCTAtgttaaattgttaatttatattCGATAATGTTATTGGCATCTTATATCAATGTTACTCTTTTACCATAAGCAGCTCCAAATGTTCTTTTATAGTAGGACATCTTGATGTATACTTCGTATTGAATGCCACGTGTCATAACCAGGTGAAAGACTATATATTAAACTATTATTACCATATATTATCATAatcatatattatatattatatttgccAAACTGTTAATTGTTAAGAATTGTAAATTTACCTCAAATAACAATAGTGTATAACAATAGTGTGATTTGCGTTAAATTTGACAAGTGTAATTTGAACACTATCCTCATTAATTTCAAACAACGACATCTCTCACAAACTTAAGAAAAAAAAGGGATTCATTTCCAATTAATATTTCAACTAGAAAATTAGCATATTAATTTGGCCAAATTCATTCAAAATGATTTGGATTATGAATATTCCAATTATGATTATCCTCATTAACGTCAAAAAAGGATTCCTTTTCAATTAATATTCCAATGAGTATATTGGACTGTAGTACTCCATGTCACTCCCTCCGTcaaaatcatttgtttatctttgatattCTTTATGAGAGGTCTTTTAATCAAAGGTACATAAATAAATGAATTGGACGAAGAGAGTATCTTTCAAGAAATGTAACTAACACAAattgattgaacaatttattGGAGACGAGTTAGATAGAGGTTAATATTGGATTCGTATAAATTGATATGTTAAATAAATCATCCTTTGATTTATCTTTTTTTGTGCTCTAATCTACTTTTCACAATACTTCTTTAAACTTGCAATTACTCTATTTAAAAATATATATCTACCATATAattttacacaagtgacaatacaACACTAACCAATGACGTAGAAATTCACAACGGTTACGGTTATATTTACCACCATTGTTATACTTCATATTATAAATGCATAGTTGGTATTTCTTAAGATGAGGTTAAATAACACCGTACTTGGATTGATCAGACAAACTTATTATTAATCCCTAGATATTATGCTTTtgtcttatgtattttatttgatccgttttaagtttaagacggggtATTAGAATTTAGAACGTAAACATTGATGTGTCAACGGGGTAGGAAAACCATTTTATACATCTTTACTTAAATGCATATGAGAATATAAACATTGATACGTTAACGGGGTAGGAAAATAACATGTGTCGCATTGTAATAGTTCCAGTTTGTGTAATAGCAATTGGGTAAATAAAATATGAAGTTTCTTACTCCCTTGAGTCCTTTCGCCCCGATCATTCGTTTGCCTTTGGTTTGGACACAAATGCCAAGAAAAGAGGAGGGGCTCAATTATTAAATACAAGTtgatcaaattgagtgtgaagTATCAAATTGCTTATCAAAGGCATTCCAAAAATATAAAGGCACATCGTTGATTAAGACAACCCAAAATGGAATAAGCAAACAAATGAGTGGGAGAAAAAGAGTTTCATATAATGAGTTACTTATCCATTGTTTTACACAATCCGGGTTCAGATCAAGCTTTGGTCCTGAATTTGGGTGTCGGGTAAGGTTATTCGGATCAACTCAATTTTGACAAGTCTAAGTTACCGCGACCGCCTACCTCAACTACTTGCCAATAACTTATCAAAAGTCGAGAAAAAAAATCATAGTATTTCGAATAAAAAAATCATACTATCAAAAGTGTATGGGTAGTAGACAAAGtaaaattttctaaaatttataatttactaaatccaaaaaatatgtaaattgttacttttaataatactttCCGTTTacaccgtgcaacgcacgggttCAAAAATTAGTATGATATTATAAGAATAAACATTTTTGTCTGATATACGGAGTATTCAATAACGCAATGTTATAAAAAGTAGGGGATTGATCAGTTGTTACATGTACGTgacaaatattgattataaccATATGGTAGCCATTTGACTAATTCATGATGTTATAAAACTATACTTTAAACAAATATAAGCATATTTTATTTCAAAATGCGAatgtttatattattttaatcATGTATATTAGTTTCATTTGCATTAAATACAAATTTTAAATAACTTTATTCATTTACGAGTCGGGTGAGTGTTAACCCTAAATGTAGGGGTTATTATTGAGTCATGTCATTTTCGGGTTCATGTTATTCTAGGCGTGTTATAGTCGGGTTTTTGGGTTTTGTAAGCTTTTGACAGGTGTAACGGTAAGTGATCTACTTATTGAGTGACCGTCTAATGTATCGTTTTATCATTTTTTGCGTTTTTTATTCTTGTTAACATTTTTTTAGTTTATAATTGCTAGTATTTTTTTGTCCGTGCAGGTGCCAATTGTTTGTGACACGCTAAGATTTCTCGCAACTGCAGTTCCTATTTATAATGACTTAATACAGGTGAATATAACCAAAGGTTCTTGCCACTGGGTATTCTTTTAATATCAcgaaattacaatgaaaatgtgCAAATCTAATACTCTTATTAGCCCATTAACTTAGTGACATTAGTAAAAGAGATAGTAGATTTATCATTGCCCATAATTAACTCTTCACTTATCAGTCataataaattaatcatatataCATAAATACTCTATTCATCTAAATCACAAGCTAGCGTTTGGTTCGTATAAAGGTATTAGTATGAAATCAGGATTTAAATCAGATTGGTGTACATGGGTTTAAACTTAGATTAATGAAaccttgtgtttggttcattTCTAGAATGAGTTTGAGGTATGGACATGAAAAATACCTTGTATCAATTTAGCTCATACCAAACATATACCTTATATATCTAAAATGAGTGAACCAAACATTGCCTTGATTATTGACTTTTATTTAAAATTCACTCAAAACACAAATTAAATAAAGTAATTGAATGAGACATGAGAATATATTTTAAAGTTTTATTCCGTTAATCATCGTCATTAATTTCATATATGACAGGCTCTTTCAACCCCAAGCAACTACATGAAGAAACCAATGGTAATTGTTTAAGCTTCTATAAACAtttggtttttattttaattCTACGTACAATTATATTCCTCCATCTTTTAATCTATATGAGGAAACATGATGCCAAGAGCGACTGCCGTTGCCTATTATTAATAAGGTTATAATAAATAACATCGAAAGTACTTTGTAAGAGCTTGTCGCTTTAGTCTTAAGTTTAGTATAAATTCTTATTAAAACGATTATAAATGTAAAAATGGATTTGAAGCAATTCATCTCGTTGAGCTTGTACCAAGCGAACTTATTAATGATGGGAGATATTGAAATTTAGATAAACTAATAGGGTTTACTCACCACTTACACCTTTTCTGCTAACTTCTACTTGTAATTCTTAGATGGGATCTATAATACATGTATTTCATTTTAGTGTTTACTAATACTTTTCgaactcaatatatatatatatatcatatactCTGTATGATTCGTAGTACAAATATTTTTTCATGTGTCATGCATGTCAAAATTTAGCTATTTTAATATATTTATCATCCATTAATCTGGCATATCATAATTTTTGAGTTACTTAAAATTCTTATTAGGAAATTGATGCATATTTAAAAGGGTGCAAATTTCTGCCTTATGCAAACAACGAAATACCAAGTGCAAGAAACCCCGTCTATAAGGAGCGGTTTTCCAGCTTACATAACTTGCTCCTTGTCATGGTAAGTGTAGTAA
This sequence is a window from Silene latifolia isolate original U9 population chromosome 8, ASM4854445v1, whole genome shotgun sequence. Protein-coding genes within it:
- the LOC141594788 gene encoding uncharacterized protein LOC141594788, yielding MSGRKRVSYNELLIHCFTQSGFRSSFGPEFGCRACYSRVFGFCKLLTGVTVPIVCDTLRFLATAVPIYNDLIQALSTPSNYMKKPMEIDAYLKGCKFLPYANNEIPSARNPVYKERFSSLHNLLLVMTKFYKEDLIGLKTLYEAGKVTFKKAPGDHIHLTETLYEMITPFLIDDDDEDSTKKIAVA